The following coding sequences are from one Anguilla anguilla isolate fAngAng1 chromosome 12, fAngAng1.pri, whole genome shotgun sequence window:
- the tsku gene encoding tsukushin — protein MVTLLWMGVSLLLLAQVGGALRNCHPGCRCEVESFGLFDSFSLTRVDCSGLGLGEAARPVPIPLDTAHLDLSSNAIRSLSAALLSGPGYTTLVSLDLSYNLIGAADADAFSRLRYLETLDLSNNALESLRDGCFSGLPLTEVDLSGNRLAELRLAVFSAKGQGGRPLSVDASGNQLTAVTRGAGGGAPELQSLTLAGNRLSAVPDALRGTGLRYLNLDANPVAEFGEGAFAGLGELTHLSLAGLEELRAVRPGAFRGLPNLQVLDLSGAPRLTELDPEVFGGLGALQELNLSRSGVASLPESILSHLPSLRSVTLGADVHCWKTQRQGQFHRQLGQAKSDQVLTCNVAAPAAVVL, from the coding sequence ATGGTGACCCTCCTGTGGATGGGCGtgtccctgctgctgctggcgcaggtgggcggggccttgcGGAACTGCCACCCGGGCTGCCGCTGCGAGGTGGAGAGCTTTGGCCTGTTCGACAGCTTCAGCCTGACCAGGGTGGACTGCTCCGGGCTGGGCCTGGGGGAGGCGGCCCGCCCCGTCCCCATCCCGCTGGACACCGCCCACCTGGACCTCTCGTCCAACGCCATCCGCTCCCTGTCCGCCGCCCTGCTCTCAGGCCCCGGCTACACCACGCTGGTCAgcctggacctcagctacaaccTGATCGGCGCGGCGGACGCTGACGCCTTCTCGCGGCTGCGCTACCTGGAGACGCTGGACCTGAGCAACAACGCGCTGGAGAGCCTGCGGGACGGCTGCTTCTCCGGCCTGCCGCTGACCGAGGTGGACCTGAGCGGGAACCGGCTGGCCGAGCTCCGGCTCGCCGTCTTCTCCGCCAAGGGCCAGGGGGGCCGCCCGCTCAGCGTGGACGCGTCCGGCAACCAGCTGACGGCCGTGAcgcggggggccgggggcggggcgccCGAGCTCCAGAGCCTGACGCTGGCGGGGAACCGGCTGAGCGCCGTGCCGGACGCCCTGAGGGGCACGGGCCTCCGGTACCTCAACCTGGACGCCAACCCCGTCGCCGAGTTCGGGGAGGGCGCCTTCGCCGGGCTGGGGGAGCTGACGCACCTGTCGCTCGCCGGCCTGGAGGAGCTGCGCGCCGTCCGGCCCGGGGCTTTCCGGGGCCTCCCGAACCTGCAGGTCCTGGACCTGTCGGGCGCCCCGCGCCTGACGGAGCTGGACCCGGAGGTCTTCGGCGGGCTGGGCGCCCTGCAGGAGCTCAACCTGTCGCGCTCGGGCGTGGCCTCCCTGCCCGAGAGCATCCTGAGCCACCTGCCCAGCCTGAGGAGCGTCACGCTGGGGGCCGACGTGcactgctggaagacccagcgGCAGGGCCAGTTCCACAGGCAGCTCGGCCAGGCCAAGAGCGACCAGGTGCTCACCTGCAACGtggccgcccccgccgccgtcGTCTTGTGA